The following coding sequences are from one Triticum aestivum cultivar Chinese Spring chromosome 5A, IWGSC CS RefSeq v2.1, whole genome shotgun sequence window:
- the LOC123107542 gene encoding uncharacterized protein translates to MDTERLKRFLIGLVVGLAITALLLVADATRPKKRDDIRLNDRGECVYPMSLSFAVSLAQLAFVLAVVSHYTSQNGCCKPRDGVSGSSFVAGIILAIISWSMALDAGGIFLLDMLAVWPGNHGKAPECYNGVEADHHRYMEEAFYRSMFAIFFAGCSSKLRSPPPPPPIAS, encoded by the exons ATGGACACGGAAAGGTTAAAAAGGTTCTTAATCGGGTTGGTGGTAGGATTAGCCATAACGGCCTTGCTTCTCGTCGCCGATGCCACAAGGCCCAAG AAGCGTGATGATATCAGGTTGAACGACAGGGGTGAGTGCGTGTACCCCATGAGCCTGTCTTTCGCGGTGAGTTTGGCCCAACTGGCTTTCGTTCTGGCTGTCGTCTCGCATTACACCTCCCAAAACGGATGCTGCAAGCCCCGCGACGGCGTCTCCGGATCGAGCTTCGTGGCGGGCATCATCCTTGCCATCATCTCATG GTCAATGGCGTTGGACGCGGGAGGAATCTTTCTCTTGGACATGTTGGCGGTCTGGCCCGGGAACCACGGTAAAGCCCCGGAGTGTTACAACGGTGTTGAGGCGGATCATCATCGCTATATGGAGGAGGCATTCTACCGGAGCATGTTCGCCATCTTCTTTGCAGGCTGCTCCTCCAAGTTAcgttcccctcctcctcctcctcctatagcATCCTAG